In the Metabacillus endolithicus genome, one interval contains:
- the dnaN gene encoding DNA polymerase III subunit beta produces MSIKINHLKGFLQVLERAKAVASDKNDDIKSGVLIQAKGTSLSIRGMDENISLEIQSNELTEATKETSFLVPASFFQELMKNLPKGDVKLVKKESKNEVNIVVGKSQFNIATMNGEDYPVVDVLQEGNSFKIDGTLFSEGLSAVKHATSENETRPILTGVHIVSNGQYLTLIATDSHRLAAKAVPLLQEATELKNTVLPKKSIDELIQILSNVKECEMIIHENRMTIKTDNLTFTTRLLEGSYPDITKLIPNDFECQSKVNREELIRACDRAKISLKPDKKKVAKFHFKNSELPALDLIFTTSISSGKEELFLADLEGEITINLDVVYLKDSLQSLTTRDVLIQFAGVMKPVLIKPVSEDAAQFALVLPVR; encoded by the coding sequence GTGAGCATAAAAATTAATCATTTAAAGGGTTTTTTACAAGTATTAGAAAGGGCAAAAGCTGTTGCGTCTGATAAGAATGACGACATCAAATCTGGTGTATTAATTCAAGCTAAGGGAACATCTTTATCTATTAGGGGAATGGACGAAAATATTAGTTTAGAGATTCAATCAAATGAACTAACAGAAGCAACCAAAGAAACATCTTTTTTGGTTCCGGCCTCGTTTTTTCAAGAATTGATGAAGAATTTACCTAAAGGAGATGTGAAATTAGTCAAAAAGGAATCGAAAAATGAAGTAAACATAGTAGTGGGGAAATCTCAGTTTAACATTGCAACTATGAATGGTGAAGATTACCCTGTAGTCGATGTGCTTCAAGAGGGTAATTCCTTTAAAATTGACGGTACTCTTTTTTCAGAAGGTCTCTCAGCTGTTAAACACGCAACATCAGAAAATGAAACAAGACCAATCCTAACAGGGGTACATATTGTTTCAAATGGTCAGTATTTAACTCTAATTGCAACAGATAGTCATAGGTTAGCTGCTAAAGCAGTTCCTTTACTTCAGGAAGCTACAGAATTGAAAAATACCGTCTTACCTAAAAAGTCGATTGATGAACTTATTCAAATTCTATCAAATGTCAAAGAATGCGAAATGATCATTCACGAAAATAGGATGACCATAAAGACAGATAATCTTACTTTTACCACAAGGCTTTTGGAGGGGAGCTATCCAGACATTACTAAGCTAATTCCTAATGATTTTGAATGCCAGTCTAAGGTTAATAGGGAAGAGCTTATAAGAGCTTGTGATAGAGCAAAAATTTCCTTGAAGCCAGATAAAAAGAAAGTGGCGAAATTTCACTTTAAAAACTCTGAATTACCTGCATTAGATCTTATCTTTACAACTAGTATCTCTTCAGGAAAAGAGGAATTATTTTTAGCTGATTTAGAGGGAGAAATTACAATAAATCTTGATGTAGTTTACCTTAAGGATTCATTACAAAGTCTTACTACGAGGGATGTACTAATTCAGTTTGCTGGAGTAATGAAACCCGTACTCATTAAGCCTGTCAGTGAAGATGCTGCACAATTTGCGCTTGTGTTACCAGTCCGTTAG